From the genome of Diabrotica virgifera virgifera chromosome 8, PGI_DIABVI_V3a:
TGCACATTCACATACCAATAGAGTGACTACAAACTTCCTTGAAGCAGAATACATCACTGTTATGGGATGGCCTGCTTACTGACCCGACCTTAACTCTGTAGAGAATTCGTGGGATATGATTAAAAGAAAAGTTGGAGCTCGTCGGGATAATcgacaaaacaccgcacggctagtagaCGCTACtcttaaaacaaaatgttaacaAGTTGATTAGGAGCAAACAATTTGGTTAGCAAAacataaattgcaatttttttgcTAGTGAACTTAAAACGAGTAGCTTCAGTTTGTTATTTCAAGACTTTTTGTTCAATTTCATTTTTACGGTCattaaatttcttcttcttttttttttagccCATTTATATCCAACTTTAGGCATAGGCCTTCCACAAATCTCaccatttccgtctgtccttggctgcgtttttccagttagttcctgaagcttttacaatatcgtccttccatcgcatctgaggtcttcctcttcctcttcttcctgtccatggtctccagttttgtatttcagcattccatcttttatcttcctgtctcgcattgtggcccgccaatctccattttaaccctgttatatgttcagttatattttttacttttgttttctctcttatccatttgtttgattttctgtcttgtagttttattcccaacatggatctttccatttttctctgagttatttcaattttgtttatgttggcctttgttaatgtccatgtttctgagccatatgtcagaacaggaaggatgcactggtcaaatacacgggtttttaggtactgttgtatctttgtgctttttagtatccatcttaacattccaaatgctgcccacgccaatcggattcttctctgtacttcaattgtttggttctcattattagctttgattatttgacccaggtatataCATATAAtcgtcaacaacctcaatattgacattatttatatttacatttattctgtcgtttgtatttctcatgattttggttttaatcatgttcatttttaatcctatcttctccgATGCGTGTGCTGgttgagtcagcattgtggcttgttcttcttggttggttgtaataaggacaacatcatcgcaatatctgaggtgattgagattcttcccgtttatgttgatacccaGGTCTTCCCATTTCAGTTCTTTAAAGACGTCTTCCAGAGCTAAGGTGAAGAGTTTTGGGGATattacatctccttgtcttacgcctctacttatttctatgggattagttttgtttgttttattttcccattcgactGTCAAAGTTGCTGTTTTATAGATGTTATGTAAGAGTTGCCTGTACCTGGAGTCTATTCTACTATTATTTAGAGCTTTTTCTATCGCCCATATCTCGACAGtatcgaacgctttttcataGTCTACAAAGGCTAAACATAAATCTAGGTTGTCTtcgtttgccttctctatcaatattTTCATAGTGAGGAGATGATCTATGGTACTAAACCCTTTTCTGAAACCTGCTTGGTCAACTGGCTGATAactttccattttatttgttaatCTATTGGTTATAATTCTAATAAAGGGTTTGTACATTTGTGAGAGTAGTGAGATAGGTCTCTAGTTTTTAAGTCTCTTTTGTCTCCTTTTCTGAATAGCAGTATTGTAATACTCTCATTCCAGTCGTGAGGTATTTCTGCCTTGTGTAGACCTAGATAATATAGGAGTTTTAGCTCCTCTATAATAGCTTGGTTACCTTCCTTAAGCATTTCAGGAAGGATACCATCTGGACCGGCAGCTTTGCTAATTTCATTTGAGATAGGGCGGTTTCGATTTCATGGACGTCTATATCGGGTAGAATTTCAGACCTGACctttttaattcttctttttagATTTTCTTTTGAGTTATTATCAGGCTCCTGTTTTGTGTCATATAATTCGCTATAGAAGCATTCTACTATATTTGGTATTTTCCTTGAGTCGCTTTGCTCCTCTCCATTTAGGTCAtgaaattgctttaaaataaatctTGTTTGACTTTCGATgttgtttattttaaattaactcgATTCTTACCGAATTAGCTTATATGATTTCATATACCTAAGTTCGGTCACatatattaggcctggatcccgcgtaccaaaaagttgattattagcaagctgaaaatttgacaATAGCTTAACGGTAACtggtcgaataaactttgatgcacgggaacactggaacaggggaagtttcaattgtggaacaggttaaaaatttggaacgtcagactatgaaaacgtcccatgtattttggcagacagaactttcaattgatttgttaccctttcattaaactctcatgcaaaaatcagactgttaccAGACAGATTACCTGCTATAATTACTCTCATTtggcatgttctacgtgtcggacttattaaaatgccgagttggtgataaatacctgcttgatttttgcaagagagtttaatgaaagggtaacaagtcaattggaagttctgtccgacaaaatacatgggacgttttagTAGTCtgaagttccaaatttttaacctgctccacaattaaaacttcatgtgttccagtgttcccatacatcaaagtttgtccgccgagacaccgttaagctattaacaaattttcagcttgctattaaccaaTTAATTTTTTGGTACtggggatccaggcctatatatttTAACTGTGTTTTAGTTGTATTTTCACAAAAATGAAACGTAGATTTAAGTTTTGTACTCTTTATTCATAATATTAtgtaaatttataaataattaatatttaaatatcAGTCGATATTACTAAGTAACTACCATGGCTGAACAACTGGTGCAGCAGAATAAGCAGACAGAACTGGAGAAGAATATCCGGCATATGAAACTGGTGCGGCAGCTACACTTTTAGTCACAAGAGGGGCTGAGTAGGTAGATACAACTGGAGCAGGCGCACTATAAGCTAAGGGAGAGACGCCTTGGGCTACTACTGGAGCCGAGTAAGTTGATATAACTGGAGCAGTCGAGGCGTAGCTCACGGGTGTCAAGCTTTTGGCTACTAATGGACTAGAGTACGCTGACACTACTGGGGCTGGTGCTGAGTAGGCTACTGGGGATACAACTGGAGCAGATGAAGCGTAGCTAACGGGTGTCAAGCTTTTGGCTACTAAAGGACTAGAATAAGCTGACACGACTGGCGCTGGCGAGGAATACGTAACTGGTGCAGAGTATGCAACTGGAGCTACTGCATTGGCTAAAACTGGCGCAGAGTACGAAGGAATTACTGGAGCTGTAGCAGGTAAAGCTAAAGGTGAGGAGTAAGCAGACACTACTGGAGCTACTGAATTAATTACATTTGGAGCAGCTAATACAGGTGCGGATGAGTATGCGGAAATAACAGGACCAGAAACTGGAGCCTCGCTTAATAATCCTGCATTTACGAAGGCAACAAGTGCAGCAAAAGAcaaaacctaaaaatattaaatattttttgttattttaaatatCCTAGAATAAATATGACAGgattattttttttgggtcatGTTATTTTTACTATTCTTTGTTTCAATGAAGATTGTCAACAATAAACTCTTATCAAACAGTGTGTGGCATTTATACAAAACTTCTATGAGCTTTTAAACAACTTGCCATCTCTACAGATAACAATGATATGGATCACAGGTGAATGGCATGATTAGTAGTCCGTATTAACTACGTATTATACGTACGTGTTATCTCTTATCTTAAAATGGGATCATTGCCCGTATGATGCAGCAACTACAGAGCAATTTCCCTATTACTCATGGAAAATcctgctacatataatcaatgaaCGGCTAAAGAACGTATTTTTCCCATTGCTACAAACGCAAAAGAAACACGGATTGTCAAAAAACCGATAGAAGCCTTCGGCTATGGGTCTGTATAAGGGCTCTTTATCTCTTCTGGGCAGAACACAGTATCAGTCTGcaaatttttatatacaaatcaATCTATTAATAAAAGTAAACCATGCAAACTGAAATTATTTTGACCACATAGCCAGAAAACTGGGAATGATGCAACTATTGATGATAGAAGGAAAGCTAGAAGGCTGAAGACTAAGATCGAGATCTCTAATATACCAAATGAAAACCCTTAGTGGGAAACATGGCACCAGATCGCAGCTAATGGAGGTAGCAAGCCACGTCGCACTAACGATTGTTCAAGGAATGAGGAGGAAACGTTCGTCATCATCACATCATCACCAAGCACTtagcgtccactgctggacataggcctccatTAATAAAGTCAACTGTGCTCTATTTTGaacactttgcatccaattttttgactttttcttgagatcgtcattCCAACGAGTaggggtcttcctctacttcttttgtctactCTCGGCCACCACTCAAGTTATCTCTTCGTCCAAATttcatcactgattcgggcgacgtgtctggcccagttccatttgagtgTGGCAATTCGGCAAATTACATCAGTAGCTTTTATTCTTCGTCTCAAGTTGTCATTTTTAACTCAATCACGAAGcggtattaggtctggatcccgcgtatgaaaaaaagttgattaatagcaagctaaaaatttgttcttaagggtgtctagtcggataaactttgatatatgggaacactggaacaggggcatttttaattgtggaacaggttaaaaatttgaaacggtcacaccacgaaaatggcacatttattttgttcgacaaaacagacttatactctccgaacagagattaaactctcatgcaaaaatcagactgctatttatcacctgtcataattcctgtcatttgacatattctacatgttccactcattaaaatgcccatttggtgataaacagcagtctgatttttttatgagagtttaatctctgttcgaagagtttaagtctgttctgtcggacaaaatacgtgtgacgttttcgtggtctgaccgttccaaatttttaacctgttccacaattaaaacttcccctgttttagtgttcccatatatcaaagtttgtccgactagacacccttaagctattaacaaattttcagcttgctattaatcaacttgttttttatacgcggaatccagacctataTACTCAGAATTAACCTTTTCATTTTCCTCTGAGATATTTGCAGCGTTTTaaaagttgtagctgtcaatgtcaaagtttcaaCACCGTAGGTGTTGTGACCTAAAATATCTGTAGCTATGCATAAAGTCGTCAATACTATGACGTTCCAATCTTCACAAAATTAAAGATTATTCGAGTATAAGGTAGTTAGACATCCCGGTAttatttaaataacaaatttcgAAATGTTCAATACTTACTTTGAAAGGCATAATGTTCTTCTTTTGTGAATCAACAGAAGACTGATAATGTTTCGCTTATAATTGTCtgtttttatacaaaataaatattcttCCTACAAACTTTCAGTCTTGCAAAATTAATATATGCATGTACCACTAATATAATATGCATTATTCACAAATCTTCTATAATAGAATGTCAATAATACAGTTTATaaatttagtatatatttatgtaatcctatttttaatttatatcaaTTGGATCGTTCTTATTGATGAGATATTTCGTTTCAATTATGTAAAAGTCTATTTttagaaaataatttaaaattcatttattaattatGTGTATATTATCTAAAACAAATAAGtaagtgattttttgaaattAGTAaatttattgttgttctgaagctatttcctcgtgacatttttatgattaactatttaaatgggaaataagccacaattaaattattgaaaaaatagttttattaaagtttcgaagcgatttgggcttcgaaacccTTCGAAAGCTTCGAAactttcccatctaaatagttaatcataggGAATTTATGAAAAGAAAAATTTAGAGGAATTTGACTGTAAGCCGAAATTGtgttaatgtccgactggtctattatttgacaaataatgacattaatgtccgactggtctattatttgacaaataatgatattatttcgaagtctattaagtacgatataacgcccaagggcgtattattgaaaaataacgccctagtctcttggtctccatttcaGTATCCactttgtccatctgttatctgtcATTAGAGCCACGTGAACTGTCCAGTTTCATTTCAGTGTTGCTCTTCTCTCTGCTGCATCAGCATCACGTCTAATGCTAATGACCTTTTGTTCCATAGGATTTTTTCAATAAGttaatattttcgagttattttcgagtaaacaccttcatttttcaacaaaaaaaaacacacttTTAGGCGGGTTTTGGCAAATTGGATAATTGGCATTAATACTTATtaaaacattcttaacaaaaatatagcacattaaaaacttaaaaaaaaaatggtgtacgcatgaACTCGCTACACCCGGcagaaacaaagttctagctaatgaaaaataggttcatattatatccgtcaaatttcgaagtgaattatttcaacgtgaaataaccaaaaaatcatgcactttgtGGAGAAaatcatcataacttttttaaagtgtttaaaaaaatatatttatctgttttctaaaaaagtctgtagcatcaaaagtaagccaGTTGCGCTCATAATAAAGTTGTTCTCTTTTTCTTTTGCCAAACaaactcgggaaagtcaccccctaatagggaacttgcataaaattttaaattcgaaaaaaatggtataaatcacaacagaacataatttagaacctgtatcaaaaataaaaaagttttgtttgtctttcgtttggcccctaaagactactaaaaattcaacttataccaaccaccccaaaacgcgtcgtgacgtcactgggttgcatgtttacattctacaccaattgtatatataattttggattagacattataaacgtcagtagaaaatacagttatgtgacgttacaaatgtttttgatcgtttgaactattcatagaaaatttgtacttttaaaaaatggttttattttcaatagtaaaccttctttcctttccttcagaaactgtatcaaactgcaatctcaacaaactggtatatttcATTACAGTGACATACGATAAATgccattagaatataaatatttttcctttattccccgacgacgatctggctaaatactgaagtaggtggaggccaataaactaaagaaaaagaagaagaatatacgtaaatataaccataaactgaaccacatagtcaaactctgtgacgtcacgggtcgtttgaactattttaagataaagaagactttaaatttgtacttctaagttattatgagtttttgaagcgtaaaattttggatatctcatttttatacaaaactgaacattaatatgtaataaaaaaatgtgcaagttccctattagcgtcaaaaacaaaattaatggtttaaataaaaaatttaataaaaagaaattaaacaaaaatttaaattaaaaataaaataaaattaaaaatatgtcgatcggatagctcagtgcgacgaGCAGCTGACAGCACTTCACTTCTCCGTGAGGTATGCAAGTTCAAGCTCAGCCAGGTCATTGGAAAAACAAAAAAGGCTAATGCGTcagtataaaattttaaataagaatctggcgcttagactggaatatgcgggcgtctgattggcctatgagggagcagtacggcaagggataacggcttgcggctcggtgatacttcCCATATaaccctaccggaagggcgttgacgcctaaaatacctaaatatacctgcctacaatactaaaataaataaaagtattgctTTTTACTTCATAATttgttttactcgtgtatgtgtcgtCAATGTCTGTAcgtttcatcggttcaaattgcttatttttgaaggagTTGTAGTTGAAAGGCCTTGAACTAGTAAATAATCATCAGTGTATGCAAATTGAggacagccatatcttaaccaatttttgtgttacaaaaaaaaataaaaaatctaaaatattcagaaaatcaaaaactacatttttttactctttgtgatttttggtcacactaataaattttaagttattttgaaaaaaaaacatttttttcaatattaaaaattaaaacagatttgctttaaaaccaattctttttaaataagccctttgaacagATGATACTTAcaatcatataaataatacattagcaaataacttgtgaagcggtaacaattaatttgatttaagatgctaattagtGACTTTCCCGAGATGTTTGACAGAAAAAAAGAgaccaaatttattttgatcgtaactttcttacttttgatactagaaactttcttaaaaaacagaaaatattattttgttaaacactttaaaaaagttctaatgagttttctccaaaaagtgcatcatttttggttatttcactttgcGTCTGCTGGGTCTAGTGAGTTCATACgtacactatttttttaattcttaatggGCTATATTTCTGCTAAGAATGtttatttcaataaaatacttacttgtTGAGTTACTtgccaaaaaccgcctaaaaacgtgttttttttcttgaaaaatgaaCGTTTTTACTCGCAAGCAACTCGAAAAGTATCAACTTAAttaaaaaatgctatagaacaaaagttgcttagaattattagTCGTTTTAtacatttccgaacttattttgaacgtataattTTTCACAACTTATaagaggtgaaactcacccccagggcaaaagcacacagaggcccaatataattgttatttttgacatgttatctatgtcTTTGCCTGTGtgtttcatgtcaatccaagaggtgctttaaaattttgcagcaaaaaccgtgattcaatatACAATAAGCCGCAAACCGTTGCTAAGGGCATCCGACACAATAAATTACAttcgtaaaaaaaaataaatctccactacactttaaaaatcatttttaataataaaatgtaattttcgtttaaaataatttttattttaaaataataattataagtCTGTCTTTAGTCGATGAatatgaaataatttcttaattcatataaataaagtcactacgatttaaggaaacaaaaacaattatctcggatTCAGCTGGTCctagaaaatttttaatttgattggAATCAAAGTTAGAAACTAATAGGATGTATAGGGgaggcttcagttctaaatgtttataacgaaatttgccccttattttcaaacccgaaataagaggttgaaaaatgtcacccatttatttacatcagagtatgaaaatataagtctttagaaggagagtggatcttgaaTTAACTCTCTAcgatatttttttcaaaaagttatagtcTTCGACATTTGCCCGTTTGCGATAAACAAGTTATGATATATAAGCAATAAGTTCACCAATCGggttctacaatttttttatgtttggtatTCATAGATCTTTATTTTATagccttaaaaaataaataaaatttatttttacaataaatagtccaattgcaaaaaacggccattttggacttttcgcaggctgttttgcaaataatgtattaacgaaattaaatttgccatagcccaaattgtaggttttttaataaactacaattttctattttttctaagtttttctctaaaatgaatatcctaagctgcaaaattaaaaatctttaaaaattgcaaatttaacaaatgaaaatcgtcataaataaaaaagcgcACAAAATtgttggttacattttagtagaagttattcttggcatcgtcctttacaacacctgataggtttcaaaaattacTGAATTATAttctgaaatcgacctatttttcacccacagctttgTAAACCGCGAGCAAGCttactccactaaattatgaaagtttgacatttataaaattttgacagaaatgACAATTAAAATTAATAGGTTAATTAAGTCGCCGGTtgggaataagaatgacgtaactgcaaattttgttaATTCCTGTTTATTTCGTaattaacttcaaaaatactGTGCACAGATAacacaaaagcgacagaactctAACTATGTGCTGAGGCTCTACACtctacagggtagttgcgtcgttattaaAATATACACCATTTTAGACGGTGTTTCAGAtcaataatgacgcaactgtaaatatggttgaaaatggggggaattaattaagataataaaattcggaccaatagggatgaacataaaagccatcgctgtaagaataaacggcatacgaaatatttaaaaatacttttttgtaaagaaaaattttaaaatgaagAAAGATGAAACTGTAGAGAGGgatgaaaatggggggattaaattaagataatgaaattcgtaCCAATATGGATtaaactaaaagccatcatttTACAAATAAACGCCATACCTATGCTCCAAAgcgttcatcatcatcatcatcatacaaACTCTTCtgttcactgctggacataggtctctcccattcttcgccactcttcacggttctgtgcttctttttgccatttcttggatattcggttaatgtcgtccatccagcgtgatggtggtcgtcctctgctgcgtttgtcttctcttgggcgccagtcaattagttttctggtccatcttgagtctttcagtcgcgctatgtgacctgcccaattccatttcagcttggctctacgttcaacgacatcagtgatacctgttcttttccttaagtcttggttctttattttgtctttttttgtcacgccgagaatcgatctttccatgcgcctttgtgccactcgcatttttagtgctgttgtttttgtgagtgtgagagtttctgctccgtatgtcataataagAAGGACGCATTGGTcgaatgtcttccgtttcatagctgtcgggatgttgttga
Proteins encoded in this window:
- the LOC126889876 gene encoding cuticle protein 16.5-like; protein product: MPFKVLSFAALVAFVNAGLLSEAPVSGPVISAYSSAPVLAAPNVINSVAPVVSAYSSPLALPATAPVIPSYSAPVLANAVAPVAYSAPVTYSSPAPVVSAYSSPLVAKSLTPVSYASSAPVVSPVAYSAPAPVVSAYSSPLVAKSLTPVSYASTAPVISTYSAPVVAQGVSPLAYSAPAPVVSTYSAPLVTKSVAAAPVSYAGYSSPVLSAYSAAPVVQPW